Proteins found in one Mycoplasma sp. 1578d genomic segment:
- a CDS encoding RNA-binding S4 domain-containing protein, giving the protein MIVKIKGDSIKLSQFLKKIHETQTGGQAKYFVKNNSIKINGETPQGRSSKIKPGDIVWVNDTLIKVVAEEE; this is encoded by the coding sequence ATGATAGTAAAAATTAAAGGCGACTCAATTAAGTTAAGTCAATTTCTCAAAAAGATCCACGAAACTCAAACCGGCGGACAAGCAAAATATTTTGTTAAAAATAATTCAATTAAAATTAATGGTGAAACCCCGCAAGGAAGATCTTCTAAAATAAAACCTGGCGATATTGTCTGAGTTAATGATACATTGATTAAAGTTGTTGCAGAAGAAGAGTAA
- a CDS encoding ATP-dependent RecD-like DNA helicase gives MNSEKLRGNFTKFIKGDRNSSWALLTFKPENGGKVIVLYARNNIPLLYVQYEITFRDNSKGVSANKMLESFIPIAVNKEIKWEEYFCKVSHIGKTTAQKINNKWSKEIFNLIKDVDTNQRELREILSDKQINAFVEYYKENTIQIESFLNLNSQDQINDQKFFYLYNMELFYQKVLALIQPSVPLLEYFKLKSPYVLYLIHEMDLKEVDRFALSLDTFYKNTQNQNSIQRFEAYVDFLLKDQENNNSTLINIVDIAKNISEILNLKKEEVIEKFKYLISRKKVYFRQIGDISYLTRNTTYENEKFIIEKLKEINAKDPMELNSNICEEFNILSNEQKNAFLNFLNFNISVVSGGPGTGKSYLIKFINKILKQNGLKNLRDYFIITPTGRASSSISLKINEQCRTIHSMLKIDKNERGIDDETLKNLAHVKVVIIDEFSMVNINIFSKLLYACSNLEKIILIGDVEQLPAIGPGNLLEEIIDFELANITYLEKNFRTEFKEIVEHFNAIKYNQLPVFKDKVVDLFQFNTNNYLDEITKLYLNEVKKYDLDNVILLTPSYKGGLGIVKLNNHIQKQLNDNGEIIYTIKKFDTEINFKINDRVIQLENRINDDVYNGDIGYIKKLLISPNKKVKFIVVEFKKNNNVINVKYSEEEFKKQINLAYAITIHKFQGSEIDSVIFAINPQYKFMITKKLVYTATSRAIKHLSIVTTPNCDYLELLTQNSSNKRTISTNFKYILQGE, from the coding sequence ATGAATTCAGAAAAATTAAGAGGGAATTTTACCAAGTTTATTAAAGGCGATAGAAATTCAAGTTGAGCTTTATTAACTTTTAAACCTGAAAATGGTGGTAAGGTGATAGTTTTATACGCACGAAATAATATTCCTCTTTTGTACGTACAATATGAAATAACTTTTAGAGATAATTCTAAAGGTGTTAGTGCTAATAAAATGCTAGAATCTTTTATTCCTATTGCAGTTAATAAAGAAATAAAATGAGAAGAATATTTTTGTAAAGTTTCGCATATTGGTAAAACTACAGCTCAAAAAATAAATAATAAATGATCAAAAGAGATTTTTAATTTAATTAAAGATGTTGATACTAATCAAAGAGAATTAAGAGAAATATTAAGTGATAAACAAATCAATGCTTTTGTAGAATATTATAAAGAAAACACAATTCAAATTGAATCTTTTTTGAATCTTAATTCACAAGATCAAATTAATGATCAAAAGTTTTTTTATTTATACAATATGGAGCTTTTTTATCAAAAAGTTTTAGCTTTAATACAGCCTTCAGTTCCGCTTTTAGAGTATTTTAAACTCAAATCTCCGTATGTTTTATATTTAATACACGAAATGGATCTCAAAGAGGTAGATCGTTTTGCTCTTTCACTTGATACTTTTTATAAAAATACCCAAAACCAGAACAGCATACAGCGTTTTGAAGCTTATGTTGATTTTTTATTAAAAGATCAAGAAAATAATAATTCAACTTTAATTAATATTGTTGATATAGCCAAAAATATTAGTGAAATTTTAAATCTGAAAAAAGAAGAAGTGATTGAAAAATTTAAATATTTAATTTCTCGAAAGAAAGTATATTTTAGACAAATTGGAGATATTTCGTATCTAACTAGAAATACTACATACGAAAACGAAAAGTTTATTATTGAAAAACTTAAAGAAATAAACGCTAAAGACCCAATGGAGTTAAATAGCAATATTTGTGAAGAGTTTAATATCTTAAGCAATGAACAAAAAAATGCTTTTTTAAATTTTTTAAATTTTAATATTTCAGTAGTTTCAGGCGGACCAGGAACAGGTAAAAGTTATTTGATTAAGTTTATTAATAAAATATTAAAACAAAATGGTTTAAAAAATCTTAGAGATTATTTTATAATTACTCCTACAGGTCGTGCAAGTAGTAGTATTTCGCTCAAAATCAACGAACAATGTAGAACAATCCACAGTATGCTTAAAATTGATAAGAATGAACGTGGAATTGATGATGAAACACTGAAAAATTTAGCTCATGTCAAAGTAGTTATTATTGATGAATTTTCAATGGTTAATATTAATATTTTTTCTAAATTACTATATGCATGCTCAAATTTAGAGAAAATTATTTTAATTGGAGATGTTGAACAATTACCTGCCATTGGCCCAGGGAATTTACTTGAAGAAATAATTGATTTTGAATTAGCGAATATTACTTATTTAGAAAAGAATTTTCGTACTGAATTTAAAGAAATTGTTGAACATTTTAACGCAATTAAATATAACCAATTACCAGTATTTAAGGATAAAGTGGTTGATCTTTTTCAATTTAATACTAATAATTATTTAGATGAAATTACTAAATTATATTTAAACGAGGTTAAAAAATATGATTTAGATAATGTTATTTTACTTACACCTTCATATAAAGGTGGTTTAGGGATTGTTAAACTTAATAACCACATCCAAAAACAACTCAATGATAATGGTGAAATTATTTATACTATTAAAAAATTTGATACTGAAATTAACTTTAAAATTAATGATCGAGTAATTCAACTCGAAAACCGGATTAATGATGATGTTTATAACGGGGATATTGGTTATATTAAAAAATTACTTATCAGCCCGAATAAAAAAGTTAAATTCATTGTTGTTGAATTTAAAAAGAATAATAACGTGATTAATGTTAAATATTCTGAAGAAGAATTTAAAAAACAAATTAATTTAGCTTATGCAATCACTATTCATAAATTTCAAGGTTCAGAAATTGATAGTGTTATTTTTGCTATTAATCCACAATATAAATTTATGATTACGAAAAAATTAGTTTATACAGCCACATCTCGTGCGATTAAACATTTAAGCATTGTTACCACACCAAATTGCGATTATTTAGAATTATTAACTCAAAACAGTAGCAATAAAAGAACTATATCAACCAATTTTAAATACATTTTACAAGGAGAATAA
- the pth gene encoding aminoacyl-tRNA hydrolase — translation MKLIVGLGNPGIEYKYTRHNAGFLVIDRICEKLKISLNKNKFNGEFIKLDNVVIAKPMTYMNNSGEFVSQLANYYNINSDDILIIHDEKDFPLGKSSIKVGGSGGSHNGVLSVIDKLKNTDFKRMKIGIMTPFKGELKSFVLGKFTEEQFYILDNVIEVAAEACISYMQNDIYTIMNKFNQNKNEVK, via the coding sequence ATGAAATTAATTGTTGGATTAGGCAATCCTGGAATTGAGTATAAATATACTCGACATAATGCCGGTTTTTTAGTTATTGATCGTATATGCGAAAAACTCAAAATCAGTTTGAATAAAAATAAATTTAATGGTGAATTCATTAAATTAGATAATGTTGTAATCGCAAAGCCAATGACTTATATGAACAATTCTGGCGAGTTTGTATCGCAATTAGCTAATTATTATAATATTAATTCTGATGACATTTTAATTATTCATGATGAAAAAGATTTCCCGCTTGGAAAATCGAGTATTAAAGTTGGTGGCAGTGGCGGGAGCCACAATGGCGTATTAAGTGTAATTGATAAACTTAAAAACACTGATTTTAAACGAATGAAAATTGGGATTATGACTCCGTTTAAAGGTGAGTTAAAAAGCTTTGTATTAGGTAAATTCACTGAAGAGCAATTTTATATTTTAGATAATGTTATTGAAGTAGCTGCTGAAGCATGTATTTCGTATATGCAAAATGATATTTATACAATTATGAATAAATTTAATCAAAATAAAAATGAAGTTAAATAA
- the tilS gene encoding tRNA lysidine(34) synthetase TilS has translation MKLNKKIIIAVSGGPDSMFLLNKYKHKNPIVAFVNYNQRTDSSKDQQIVEEYCEKYHLVLEKLILQKEDYQKGNFQKWARDIRYDFFVEISKKYGINFLLTAHHKDDFLETCLFQTQKQKIVNYWGIKKYSKFKNLNIYRPLIFKLNKKSILKFNIKNNIQFANDYTNEIPKYKRNQIRLELKNKNLLYKEFLITKYRLKNIFLIFKKYSINKQIKIWKNNNYSQETFKFIKKQKQVLYFLINENFDDIKLSNSKLQSIIDFIKSKNRTSVYKLSSVRYLKKIKGKVIFN, from the coding sequence ATGAAGTTAAATAAAAAAATTATCATTGCTGTTTCAGGCGGCCCTGACAGCATGTTTTTATTAAATAAATATAAACATAAAAATCCAATTGTAGCTTTTGTTAACTACAATCAAAGGACAGATTCATCAAAAGATCAGCAAATTGTTGAAGAATATTGTGAAAAATACCATCTTGTTTTAGAAAAATTAATTTTACAAAAAGAAGATTATCAAAAGGGTAATTTTCAAAAATGAGCACGTGATATAAGATATGATTTTTTTGTTGAAATTTCAAAAAAATATGGAATTAATTTCTTATTAACCGCTCATCATAAAGATGATTTTTTAGAAACTTGTTTATTTCAAACTCAAAAACAAAAAATAGTTAATTATTGAGGAATTAAAAAATATTCTAAATTTAAAAATTTAAATATTTATCGTCCTTTAATTTTTAAATTAAATAAAAAATCAATTCTTAAATTTAATATTAAAAATAATATTCAATTTGCTAATGATTATACAAACGAAATTCCAAAATATAAACGGAATCAAATTCGATTAGAATTAAAAAATAAAAATTTATTGTATAAAGAATTTTTAATCACAAAATACAGGTTAAAAAATATATTTTTAATTTTTAAAAAGTATTCTATTAACAAGCAAATAAAGATTTGAAAAAATAATAATTATTCACAAGAGACATTTAAATTTATTAAAAAACAAAAACAAGTTCTCTATTTTTTAATAAACGAAAATTTTGACGATATTAAACTTTCTAACTCAAAATTACAATCTATTATTGATTTTATAAAATCAAAAAATAGAACTAGTGTTTATAAATTATCATCAGTAAGATATTTAAAAAAAATAAAGGGAAAAGTTATCTTTAATTAA
- the ftsH gene encoding ATP-dependent zinc metalloprotease FtsH, whose translation MQNNKKRKIITIAIIAIFLAIAIGLIIFYITSLSSRPNEWSLNELDKNIKLAAASRSDDTYFKEITTNPFSNTITGVFVDQGSSKSFITFGNKNDLTAITGETKVFPDSIFYGNFKNAQNEIIAVVGKAQSVETPRQNIFVQLLISMIPWILIIIISFFIFRSLNRSISGQSGAFGQDKSPAQLIKSDKKFTDIAGNKEPIEEIKEIVDYLKNPKKYEEAGARMPRGILLGGPPGTGKTLLAKATAGEASVPFYFVSASNFVELFVGMGAKRVRQVINEARKHSPAIIFIDELDAIGRTRGSGIGGGHDEREQTLNQLLVEMDGIKENSGLLFVAATNRTDILDPALTRPGRFDRIITVGLPDVKEREEILKLHAKGKRFDKSISFEKLARRTPGFSGAQIENVINESVLLSVRENSSVITTEIIDEAIDRVMSGPAKKSRTITKEELTLVAYHEAGHAVVGIKIPGGNKVQKITIIPRGNAGGYNLMMPENEKYNYTKQELLATIASFMGGRSAEEIKYGSKHITTGASDDIKKATSIARRMVVEFGMSDLGPIKYHDEEGNPFLGKTLANGGGISNQVSHEIDLEVRKIIFHAKDLATKIINENLELLELIKTLLLEQETIIAEEIEYIAKHMALPPKKQANKKQNEDNLELDSLINLVQNEDKNSSTNTNEKTNHSEVKSQKEQAQEAELIVESKEDSN comes from the coding sequence TTGCAAAATAACAAAAAGAGAAAAATTATTACTATAGCAATTATCGCTATTTTCTTGGCTATTGCTATTGGTTTAATAATTTTTTATATTACTAGTTTAAGTTCAAGACCAAATGAATGAAGTCTTAATGAATTAGATAAAAATATTAAACTTGCTGCCGCAAGTAGAAGTGATGATACATATTTTAAGGAAATTACAACCAATCCTTTTTCAAACACAATTACAGGTGTTTTTGTAGATCAAGGAAGTTCTAAATCTTTTATTACTTTCGGTAATAAAAATGATTTAACAGCTATTACAGGAGAAACAAAAGTTTTCCCTGATAGTATTTTTTATGGTAATTTTAAAAATGCACAAAACGAAATAATAGCTGTTGTTGGAAAAGCCCAATCTGTTGAAACTCCAAGACAAAATATTTTCGTTCAATTATTAATTTCAATGATTCCTTGAATCTTGATTATTATAATTTCATTCTTTATTTTTAGATCATTAAACAGAAGTATTTCAGGGCAATCAGGTGCATTTGGACAAGACAAAAGTCCTGCACAATTAATTAAATCAGATAAGAAATTCACTGACATTGCCGGAAACAAAGAACCAATTGAAGAAATTAAAGAAATTGTTGATTATCTAAAGAATCCTAAGAAATATGAAGAAGCAGGAGCAAGAATGCCAAGAGGAATTCTACTCGGAGGACCTCCAGGTACAGGAAAAACCTTATTAGCTAAAGCAACTGCTGGAGAAGCCTCAGTTCCTTTCTACTTTGTATCAGCATCTAATTTTGTTGAGTTATTTGTTGGTATGGGAGCTAAAAGAGTTCGTCAAGTAATTAATGAAGCAAGAAAACATTCACCCGCAATTATCTTTATCGATGAGCTTGATGCTATTGGACGTACTCGTGGAAGCGGGATAGGCGGTGGACACGACGAACGTGAGCAAACTTTAAACCAACTTTTAGTTGAAATGGATGGAATTAAGGAAAATTCAGGATTATTATTTGTCGCTGCAACCAACAGAACTGACATTTTAGACCCTGCTCTTACACGTCCAGGACGTTTTGATAGAATTATTACTGTTGGACTCCCTGACGTTAAAGAAAGAGAAGAAATTTTAAAATTACACGCTAAAGGTAAAAGATTTGATAAATCAATTAGCTTTGAAAAATTAGCTCGTAGAACCCCAGGTTTTAGTGGAGCTCAAATTGAGAACGTAATTAATGAATCTGTTTTACTTTCTGTGCGTGAAAATAGTAGTGTTATTACTACTGAAATTATTGATGAAGCAATTGACAGAGTTATGTCAGGTCCAGCCAAAAAATCAAGAACTATTACCAAAGAAGAATTAACTTTAGTTGCTTATCACGAAGCTGGACACGCAGTGGTTGGAATTAAAATTCCAGGCGGAAATAAAGTTCAAAAAATCACTATTATTCCTCGTGGAAATGCTGGTGGATATAACTTGATGATGCCTGAAAATGAAAAGTATAATTATACTAAACAAGAACTTTTAGCAACCATTGCAAGTTTTATGGGTGGTCGTTCTGCTGAAGAAATTAAATATGGAAGCAAACATATTACCACTGGTGCAAGTGATGATATTAAAAAAGCAACCTCAATTGCTCGTAGAATGGTGGTTGAGTTTGGGATGTCAGATCTTGGACCTATTAAATACCATGATGAAGAAGGAAATCCGTTCCTTGGAAAAACTTTAGCAAATGGTGGAGGAATTTCAAACCAGGTTAGTCACGAAATTGATCTTGAAGTGCGTAAAATCATTTTCCACGCTAAAGATTTAGCAACTAAAATCATTAATGAAAACCTTGAGTTATTAGAATTGATTAAAACTTTATTACTCGAACAAGAAACCATTATTGCTGAAGAGATTGAATATATCGCTAAACACATGGCTCTTCCACCTAAAAAACAAGCAAACAAAAAACAAAATGAAGACAATTTAGAATTAGATAGTTTAATTAATTTAGTTCAAAATGAAGATAAAAATTCATCAACTAATACAAACGAAAAGACAAATCATTCTGAAGTTAAATCTCAAAAAGAACAAGCACAAGAAGCTGAATTAATTGTAGAAAGTAAAGAAGACTCTAATTAA
- a CDS encoding L-lactate dehydrogenase: MKNLKIAIIGSGQVGMSFMYACFNQGLGSEFGIIDVNEKLQKGNVLDLQDSIGNAPINVKVVKASYEDLKDYDFIFISAGRPQKVGETRLQLLSSNAQIMKSIGTSVKESGFKGITLIASNPVDIMTAVYHHATGFEKNKIIGSGTILDTSRLKFAIAQQYGVSSHDVQAYVIGEHGDSSVSVISSARIAGFKLEKFSTGNVEEELKQVEQDVRERAYRIIETKGATYYGIGNGIANILKQVLYDTKAILPVGALLQGQYGIKDIVFGTPCVLGKNGIEKVLEAKLSEKEHEKLTKSAEVISTNTEIVLKELGFK; the protein is encoded by the coding sequence ATGAAAAATCTAAAAATTGCAATTATTGGTTCAGGACAAGTCGGAATGAGCTTTATGTATGCTTGCTTCAATCAAGGGCTTGGTAGTGAATTCGGTATTATTGACGTAAATGAAAAACTACAAAAAGGAAACGTTCTTGATTTACAAGATTCAATTGGTAATGCACCAATTAATGTAAAAGTTGTTAAAGCAAGTTATGAAGACTTAAAAGACTATGACTTTATCTTCATTTCAGCTGGAAGACCACAAAAAGTAGGTGAAACAAGATTACAATTACTTAGCTCAAATGCTCAAATTATGAAAAGCATTGGTACATCAGTCAAAGAATCAGGATTTAAAGGAATTACACTTATTGCTTCAAACCCTGTTGACATTATGACTGCTGTATACCACCATGCAACCGGATTCGAGAAAAACAAAATCATTGGATCAGGAACTATTCTTGATACATCAAGACTTAAATTTGCTATTGCTCAACAATATGGAGTTTCATCACACGATGTTCAAGCATACGTTATTGGTGAACATGGAGATTCTTCAGTATCAGTAATCTCATCAGCTAGAATCGCTGGATTTAAATTAGAAAAATTCTCAACAGGTAATGTAGAAGAAGAATTGAAACAAGTTGAACAAGACGTTAGAGAAAGAGCTTACAGAATTATCGAAACTAAGGGTGCTACATACTATGGAATTGGAAATGGTATTGCTAACATTCTAAAACAAGTTCTTTACGATACAAAGGCTATTCTTCCAGTTGGAGCTTTATTACAAGGACAATATGGAATTAAAGATATTGTTTTTGGAACACCATGTGTTTTAGGTAAAAACGGAATTGAAAAAGTTCTTGAAGCTAAATTGAGCGAAAAAGAACATGAAAAATTAACGAAATCAGCAGAAGTTATTTCTACAAATACAGAAATAGTTCTTAAAGAATTAGGATTTAAATAA